DNA sequence from the Leptospirillum ferrooxidans C2-3 genome:
TCCTTGAAAGCGATGGACTCAAGGATGGTGATTTCCCTGTTTTGGCTTAACAGGATATTTCCGACGGAAACGCGCAGGGCATCCATCCGTGCTTTGGGTTCTCCATCCGTGATGATTTTCAGGGCCGTTTTTTGTCCGGACACTTCCTGGGTTACGATCGCCCGGTTCAGAATGGAAATCTCCCTGGCGATCAGTCCTCCGGTTTTTTGAGCTTCGGCAAGGATGTAGGGGGATTTTCGGCTGACGGACAACAGCATGTCAAGGTGCGCAATAATGGTCTTTCGGCTGTTTTGATAAGGCTCAAGGTAAGAAGGATTATCTGTCAGCAGGAATCCACGTTGTCCGGTTTCAAGATCTTTTGCATCGGAGAGAAGTTTGAGTGCAAGAGTGATGACGCGTTGGTGGAAGAGCAGTTTTTGAAAGTCTTTACGAAATTGGTTCCGGTCAAAATAGGTCTGAGATCCGAAAAGGACGATTGTTGTCCCGAGCAGAAATACAAGTATCCCAACGGCCCATACCAGTCGATCTCTCACTTGAAATCCTGTCTTGAATGGTTGATCAAGCCTCCTCATGGTTCTCATGATAACCGGTGCCGTCAAAACGGTAAAGCTATCATCACCCGATGGGACAAGGAGTGATTTTATTTGATATAATCACCGCATGAGAAGATCCGGTCCGGTTGGCCGGGATGGTTGAATATGAAGAAGTGACTGTATCGCGCCTTTTTTTTGGGCTTTGGGGAGAGTAAAAAATGAACTCGATGAATTCCTGGAATGCGACCAATGACCGGAATGTGGTCGAAGGCCTTAGAAGTTCAGTCAGTCAAGGAAAGTTTATGGTCCGGGTTTATAGCCTTCTGGCTGTGACCCTCCTTGTTTCAGCCATGGCGACTTTTTGGGGAATGGAGCAGGGGCTTTCGACCATGCTCAGTCATCCAATCATTCTGATGGTGCTTAATTTCGGGACTCTGTTCCTCCTGATGGGAGTTCAGAGAGTGCCGGTCGTCAACGTCCTGGTCACACTCCTTTTTGCGGGAATCATGGGAGCGTCCCTTGGCCCTGCCATTGCACAGGCTGTCCATCTTCCCGGTGGAGCCGGCATCGTGACCAACGCGCTTCTTTTGACCACGGCGATTTTTTTCAGTCTGAGCCTGTATGCGATGGTTTCCGGGAAGTCTTTTTCCTTTCTGGGGAGCTTCCTTTTTACGGGTTTGATCATTGTTGTGATCTTGTCTCTGGTCCAAATCTTCTGGCACCCTGCGTTTCTTCAGGTGATTGTTGCCGGAATGGGCGCTCTGGTGTTTTCCGGCCTGATTCTTTTTGATACGGCCCGGATCCTTTCATCCTCGGAAGAGGAATTGACCCCGGTCATGGCTGTGGTCTCCCTGTACCTGGATGTTTTGAACCTGTTTTTGTCGCTTTTGAGAATCCTTGAAATTTTTCGTGGCAGGGACTGATTGTTTTATCCGATGATTTTGGAGGGTATTGATGCTTAAAGAGTCACAATGGATCTGGATGGATGGCAAGATGGTTCCCTGGAAGGATGCCAACGTTCACGTACTGACACATTCCCTCCACTATGGGATGGCCGTTTTTGAGGGTATCCGGGCCTATAGTGGCCCGGAAGGGACCTCCATCTTTCGTCTTGCCGAACATACGAGACGATTGGTGAACTCAGGCAAGGTCATGCTCATGAAGTCTCCTTACTCGGAAGAAGAGTTGATGGATGCCACGTGCAGGGTTGTGAGAGAAAACAATCTTTCTTCCTGTTACATTCGTCCATTGATGTATGTTGGTTATGGGGATATGGGTATCTACGCCAGACAGAATCCGATCTGTGTTTCCATTTCTGCATGGGAATGGGGAACCTACCTTGGTGAAGAGGGTCTATCCAAGGGAATCCGGGCCAAGATCAGTTCCTTTTCGCGTTTTGGTGTCAATACTTTTCTGAACAGGGCAAAGGTTTCGGCTCACTATGTCAACTCTCAGCTGGCAAAGTGGGAAGTCAAGATGGCTGGCTATGATGAAGCGATCCTCCTTGATCAGGACGGATTTGTTGCGGAAGGGCCAGGAGAGAATATCTTTATTGTCTCGGGTGGGGTCCTCCGGACACCAGCCTTGAAAACCGTTCTCGACGGAATCACCCGAAATGCTGTGCAAACTCTTGCAAAAGAGATGGGAATTCCTGTTTGGGAAGGTGTGTTGACGAGAGATGATCTATATCTTGCCGATGAGGCTTTTTTTACAGGAACGGCAGCCGAACTCACTCCGATCCGGGAAATTGACGAGCGCACGATCGGAACTGGTCGTCCGGGTCCCGTGACGCTGGCCCTTCAAAAGGCTTTTTTCGATGTTGTCCATGGCCATGTGAAGGATCATTCCGAATGGCGCTATCCTGTGGCCGGCAGGCCTTCCGGAAAATAATCCCATGAATCAGTCACCCC
Encoded proteins:
- a CDS encoding Bax inhibitor-1/YccA family protein gives rise to the protein MNSMNSWNATNDRNVVEGLRSSVSQGKFMVRVYSLLAVTLLVSAMATFWGMEQGLSTMLSHPIILMVLNFGTLFLLMGVQRVPVVNVLVTLLFAGIMGASLGPAIAQAVHLPGGAGIVTNALLLTTAIFFSLSLYAMVSGKSFSFLGSFLFTGLIIVVILSLVQIFWHPAFLQVIVAGMGALVFSGLILFDTARILSSSEEELTPVMAVVSLYLDVLNLFLSLLRILEIFRGRD
- a CDS encoding branched-chain amino acid transaminase translates to MLKESQWIWMDGKMVPWKDANVHVLTHSLHYGMAVFEGIRAYSGPEGTSIFRLAEHTRRLVNSGKVMLMKSPYSEEELMDATCRVVRENNLSSCYIRPLMYVGYGDMGIYARQNPICVSISAWEWGTYLGEEGLSKGIRAKISSFSRFGVNTFLNRAKVSAHYVNSQLAKWEVKMAGYDEAILLDQDGFVAEGPGENIFIVSGGVLRTPALKTVLDGITRNAVQTLAKEMGIPVWEGVLTRDDLYLADEAFFTGTAAELTPIREIDERTIGTGRPGPVTLALQKAFFDVVHGHVKDHSEWRYPVAGRPSGK